The bacterium genome includes the window CCGCATAGAGGGAGAGAAAGAGAACGCCGCCGCCCAGGGCGGCGATGCCGTCCGAGAACACGCGATGGCCGCGGCTCGAGAACCACTGGCTGCCGGCCAGCAGGCCGGTGCCGGCGACCAGGCCGATGACGACTCGCCCGGTCGGGCCGATCCAGTCGTTGTCGAAGGCGTACTTGAGAAAGAACGAGGTCGCGAGCAGGATCGCCAGAATCCCGATCCGATGCAGCCACTCCCCAGCGATAAGGGCTTCGAGGTCGAAGGACCGGCCTTCGGGCAGGGGTTCGAACAGCGGTTCTCCTTTGACAACCGCCGGCGTCGGAGGAGGGGTGGTCTCCGCTTTCTCCGCTTGGGGCCGCTCTCGATCCGGTCGGTCCAGCGTGCGCCCTCGATCCGAGCCGGCGGCTCGTTCGAGGAAGGCCACCTCGTCTTCGAGTTCCCCGTACTTTCGCTCCAGGGTTTTCAGTCGGAAGAAATTGAAGACCGCGAGCGCGGACGCGCCGACTATGAAGACGAACAGGCCGAAGGCGAAGCCGGTCAAGAGGTTTTCTGCCATCGCGTCGGTTGACCGCGCCGAGGGAGAAGCGGTTCGTTGAATTGTAGCGCGCAGGTGCTCGAGGGCGGCTGTTTGCGGCGGCATGGCCCGGAGGGTACGCTTGGCTCGGGGCGGTTCCCACGGAGGAAGGACATGTTCGAAATCGAAGAGCTGGCGGGTCGGGAGATCCTGGATTCACGCGGCAACCCGACGGTCGAGGTGGACTGCCTTCTGAGCGGAGGAGCGGTGGGTCGCGCGGCGGTGCCCTCGGGGGCTTCGACCGGCAAGCGCGAGGCGCTCGAGCTGCGCGACGGCGACGAGCGTTTCGGGGGTAAAGGTGTGCTGCGTGCGGTGAGCTCGGTCAACGAGGTGTTGGCCGGCGAGCTTGCCGGTATGGATGCGCGCGACCAGACCCTTCTCGACACCGCGATGATCGAGCTGGATGGCACGCAAGACAAGAGTCGCCTCGGTGCCAACGCGATTCTGGGAGTCTCGGTCGCGGCGGCCAAGGCAACCGCCGCTCAATGCGGCCTGCCGCTCTACAACTACCTGGGAGGCCCCAACTCCACGGTCCTGCCGGTACCGATGTTGAACGTCCTCAACGGCGGCGCTCACGCGGACAACTCGGTGGACGTGCAGGAGTTCATGCTGGTTCCCGTCGGCTTTGAGCACTTCGGCGAGGCTCTGCGCGCCGGTGTCGAGACCTACCATGCGCTCAAGAAGGTTCTGGGTCAACGCAATCTGGTGACCGCGGTGGGGGACGAGGGTGGTTTTGCGCCCAACCTGGCCAGCAACAGCGAGGCGCTCGATCTTCTGATCGAGGGCATCGAACGCGCGGGATACGTGCCCGGTGAGGATTTGGCGCTGGCGGTTGACGTCGCCGCGAGCGAGTTCACCGAGGAATCGTCGGCCGGCTCGGCCCGCTATGTTCTCGCCGGCGAAGGCAGGACCGGGCTCACGAGCGCGGATCTCGTCGACATGTATGACGAATGGCTGGATCGCTATCCGGTGGTATCGATCGAGGACGGTCTGGCCGAGGACGACCATGAGGGTTGGCGTCTGATGACCGAGCGCTTGGGTGGGCGAGTGCAGCTCGTGGGTGACGATCTCTTCGTGACCAATCCGGAGATCCTCGCCAGCGGCATTCGAGACGGCTTGGCCAACGCGCTGCTGGTGAAGCTCAACCAGATCGGCACCGTGACGGAGACCCTGGCCGCGGTCGAGCTTGCGAGAACCAATGCCTATGCCAATGTCATCAGCCATCGTTCGGGAGAGACCGAGGATTCGACCATCGCCGATTTGGCGGTCGCCGTTCGTAGCGGCCAGATCAAGACCGGCGCGCCATGCCGCAGTGACCGCGTCGCCAAGTACAACCGCCTGCTGCAGATAGAAGAGGAGCTCGAGGGGACGGCCACCTATCCCGGAAGCGCGGCTTTCCCTCGCTATCGCCGGTGAGTCAGACGCACCAAACCGAAACAGAGAGCCGGGATTCGTCTTTTCGGACCTTGCTCTTCGGAGCGTGCGCCGTGGTTTTCGCGGTTCTGCTACTGGCCGGTTACGACGGCTCTCGAGACCTGGTGCGGCTCAAGGCGCGCGAGGCTCAACTCGAGGCCCGATTGAGAAAGACCGACGCTCGCATCGCCGAGCTGCGCGAGCGCATCGGGCGCCTTCGTTCGGATCCCTACACCCTGGAGAGGGTGGCTCGGGAGGAGGTCGGACTCTCACGTCCGGGCGAGATCGTGGTCATCCTACCGCCGGCCGATGCGCATCCGGACGAGGTCGCTACGCTTCCTTCGAAGCCTTGATCCGGTCTCCACGCGCCAGGGTTATCTTGAGCAGCGGCGGCGTGATCAACGTGGTCACGATGACCATGATGACGACGGCCGAAAAGATCGTGCCCGAGATGACCGGTTGACCGCGCAGAATCAGGGCCGCGCCGATGCCGGCGAAGATCAGCCCGACCTCGCCTCGCGGGACCATGCCCACGGCGACCGAGATCCGGTCCAGACCCTTCTCGACGACTCCCACGGCGCAGATCATCTTGCCGACGATGGCGGCTATGGAGAGGAGCGCGGCGAAGCCCAGCACCTCGACCTGGCCGAATGTCGACAGGTCGACCTTGATCCCCATCAGCACGAAGAACACGGGCACCAGAAACGTGTTGATCGGATGCAGGAGCTCTTCGAGGGCGTGGTCTCCCCGACCCAGAAAGTCCCGGTAGTGAACCTCGTCGAGGATCAAGCCCGCGGCGAAAGCGCCGACGATGGGCGCCAGCTCGATCACATTGGCGAGATACGCCAGCAAGAAGCAGAATGCGAGCGACAGGCTCAGGAGAAGACCGCGGATCCGAAGCCGGCTGGCCACGCGAAAGAGTCTGGGCGAAAGCCAGCTGCCGATCACGATCGCGCCTACCAGGAACGCGGTGGCCTTCAGGATAATGGCGAGGACATCGGTGGCTGCCAGCGTGCCGCCGGTGTTGGCGGCCGCGATGATGCCCGAGACCACGGCGAGAATCACCAAGCCGAGGACATCGTCGATCACCGCGGCGCCGAGGACGATCTTGGCTTCCCGTGTCGAGACCTTGCCCAAATCGGTCAACACGCGGGCGGTGATCCCGACGCTGGTGGCACAGAGCGTGGCGCCGATGAACACGTGAACCAGAATGTCCTCGCTGGGCAGCAGCCACAACGAGACGCCCCAGCCTAGAAAGAACGGCGCGATGACTCCAAGACAGGCCACCAGCAGGCTCGACGAACCCACCGAGAGCATCTCGCGCACGTTCGATTCCATTCCTACCTCGAAGAGCAAGAGTACGACTCCGAGCTCCGCCAGAATCGCTATTCCCTCGTTGCTGGCGAGGAAGTCGAAGCCGTGGAATCCGACCAGCGCGAGGTTGCCCAAGACGACGCCCGCGACCAGCTCGCCCAGGACGGCCGGCTGGTGAACTCGTTCCGCTATTTCTCCTCCGAGTTTCGCGGCGATGAGAATGATGACGAGTCCGAGGAGCACGGGCGTGACAGGGCTTTGGTGCCCACCGCCTTCCGAGTGTCCGCCGTTGTCGGCGGGATCGGAGGCATGGGCGGTATCGGTGCCGCTCGGCGAGACGGCCGGCGGCTCGACGGCCGGGCTGGTCGCGCCGGTTGCCGCCAAGGCGCCGCTGCTGTCGGTGCCGGCTTCCAGACCCGGTACCAAGCCGGTTGCCGCCAGCGCCAAGCCGCCAAGCAGCAGCGCTAGAATCGCTCGTCTCATATACCCGACCTCCTCGGAGTTCTCATCGATGCGAGCGCGATGCTAACACTCGGAGTGTGCCCGTCGGCTGGGACCGAAATACACTTGATTGCATGATGGACGACTGGGGCATTCACAACGAGCGGCTTCGGGCGTCGGATCCGTATCGTCGGTTGAGCCGAGAACTCGGCGGCGCGAGCGGGCTGCCGGTGGAAGCCGCGGCCTGGATTCACGGTCTGCTGACCGAAGAGAGAGGGCGAGCGGGCCTCGTGATCGCGCCGCGCGAGTCGACGGCCCTGGCCTGGCGAGCCGCGGCGGAGTTCTTTGGAACCACCGCAGCCTTTTTCTCGCCGCCATCTCTGACGCCCTATCAGTCGGCGGCCGTGCCGATGTCGATCGCTGTGCGCGAGGTCGTGACTCTCGACCGCCTGGCGCGAAGCGATGTCAGAATCCTGATCACGACGCCGGCGGGCCTGTTTCGCAAGCTGCCGTCGCGAAATGCTCTGGCGGGCCGGACCCTCACGGTCAAGCGTGGTCAGCGGATGGAGCTCGAAGCTTTGGTAGATGGTCTTATCGACCTGGGATTCGAGCGGCTCGACCTGGTCGAAGAGGTCGGCGCCTTTGCCGTTCGCGGAGGCATCGTCGACTGCTTTCCTCCGGGACTCGATCTCCCCGTTCGCTTTGACTTCTTCGGCGACCAGATCGAGTCGCTACGCTCCTTCGATCCGGGAGATCAGAG containing:
- the eno gene encoding phosphopyruvate hydratase, whose amino-acid sequence is MFEIEELAGREILDSRGNPTVEVDCLLSGGAVGRAAVPSGASTGKREALELRDGDERFGGKGVLRAVSSVNEVLAGELAGMDARDQTLLDTAMIELDGTQDKSRLGANAILGVSVAAAKATAAQCGLPLYNYLGGPNSTVLPVPMLNVLNGGAHADNSVDVQEFMLVPVGFEHFGEALRAGVETYHALKKVLGQRNLVTAVGDEGGFAPNLASNSEALDLLIEGIERAGYVPGEDLALAVDVAASEFTEESSAGSARYVLAGEGRTGLTSADLVDMYDEWLDRYPVVSIEDGLAEDDHEGWRLMTERLGGRVQLVGDDLFVTNPEILASGIRDGLANALLVKLNQIGTVTETLAAVELARTNAYANVISHRSGETEDSTIADLAVAVRSGQIKTGAPCRSDRVAKYNRLLQIEEELEGTATYPGSAAFPRYRR
- a CDS encoding septum formation initiator family protein, yielding MVFAVLLLAGYDGSRDLVRLKAREAQLEARLRKTDARIAELRERIGRLRSDPYTLERVAREEVGLSRPGEIVVILPPADAHPDEVATLPSKP
- a CDS encoding cation:proton antiporter, giving the protein MRRAILALLLGGLALAATGLVPGLEAGTDSSGALAATGATSPAVEPPAVSPSGTDTAHASDPADNGGHSEGGGHQSPVTPVLLGLVIILIAAKLGGEIAERVHQPAVLGELVAGVVLGNLALVGFHGFDFLASNEGIAILAELGVVLLLFEVGMESNVREMLSVGSSSLLVACLGVIAPFFLGWGVSLWLLPSEDILVHVFIGATLCATSVGITARVLTDLGKVSTREAKIVLGAAVIDDVLGLVILAVVSGIIAAANTGGTLAATDVLAIILKATAFLVGAIVIGSWLSPRLFRVASRLRIRGLLLSLSLAFCFLLAYLANVIELAPIVGAFAAGLILDEVHYRDFLGRGDHALEELLHPINTFLVPVFFVLMGIKVDLSTFGQVEVLGFAALLSIAAIVGKMICAVGVVEKGLDRISVAVGMVPRGEVGLIFAGIGAALILRGQPVISGTIFSAVVIMVIVTTLITPPLLKITLARGDRIKASKEA